GCGCTGGATCGGGTTGATCCGCAGACTTGAAACCGCGTTATCGTTCTTCGCGAGCAGGCTCGCTCCCACAGCAAGCACACGGTCGACTGTGGGAGCGAGCCTGCTCGCGAAGGGGCCCTCAAGGTCACCACCAAACTAATTCTTGCTCTCGATCTTCCCGCCCGCATCCGGATCATAGAAATCCGGAATCTCGTACTGGTATTTCTTCAGCCAGCGCTGCATCGCCAGTTCGCGTTCGGTGGCGGTGGCGCTTTGGGGTTTTGCCGAGGCGGCTTTGTTGCGGCTTTGCAGGACCAGCCAGCCTTCGGTTTCCTGCTGCTGCGCTGAAGCGGGGCCTGCGTCGATGGCGTGGGCGCTGAGGGGCAGGGTGAGCAGGGTCAGGTAGCACAGGCCTTTGCGGATGTTCATGGCTGTCTCCTTACTTGAGCGTCGGCGGTAGCGGGTCGATGACGGCGGCGACGCGGTCGCCGGGTGTGGCTTTGGCGTGGGTTGGCGCTTTGAGTTTTTCCGCGCGTTGCTGCGCTTCGGTGAATTGCTCCGGGGTCAGTTTCGAGCGGCTTACAATTTCGGCGGCTTGTGGCCAGTCGTTCTGGTAGAGCAGCAGGGTGACCATGTTCAGGGTCGCCAGTTGATTGTTCTGGCTCAGTTCGATCGCGGTGAGGAATTCGAATTTAGCTTCGTTGAGACGCAGTTGGTTGAGGTAGACCACGCCAAGGTCATTGCGGATTTTTTCGTCGGTGGGTGCCAGACGCGCAGCGCGTTGCAGGTGGGCCTGGGCCTGGCCGTTGTCGCCACGGGCGGCGTAGACCTGGCCGAGGCCGTGTTCGGCCTGGGCGGTGAGGCAGCCGCCGAGCAGGCTGCGGTAGAGCGGTTCTGCCTCGCTGCGACCGAGCAGGCGATAGACCTTGGCCTTGCGCAGGCGCACTTCGCTGAGGTTGTCCGGCAGGCTTTGCAGGTTGGCCAGGCTGGCGTGGAGCTTGCCGTCGCTGGCCAGATCATCGGCGAGGTTCAGTGACAGTTCCTGCTCCGACGTAAGTTTGCTGCAGCTGGACGGCGACAGCAGCGAGGTCCATGGCGCCTGGCCGTCCGTGGCGCAACCGCTGAGCAGCAACAGGCTTGCCATGACTATCAGTACTTTCATCAAACGCTCTCCATGAGCCAAGGTCAGTTTGCGAAGGCGCGGGCAATGGCGGTGAAGCCCGGGCCGGCCAGTACGATGAGCAGGGCCGGAAAGAGAAACAGCATCATCACCACCGACATCTTCGCGGACATTTTCGAGATGTATTCCTGCAGCCGGGTCAGGCGTCGGTCATCCAGTAATTGCTTGAGCGCCAGCAGCGATTTCATCGCGCCGCCGCCCTGGTGGATCAGTTGCTGAAGGATCACGCAGGTGTCGGTGAATTCGTCCACCGCGAGCATCACCGCGGTCTTGTTCAGCTCCTGACCCAGCTCCAGACCGGAGTCGACGCGGCTGAGGATCTGGCGCAGTTCGCTGGTCAGCTCCGGCAGCAGTTTTTGCGCCTCGACGCTGAGCACGCGCAGGGCTTGTTCCACCGCCATGCCGGATTCGAAGAGGATGCGCAGCAGCGGAATGAACGTAGAGATTTCCACGGCGATGGTTTTCTGCCGGCGCGCGGCGGCGTAGGCGAGCAGGCGTTTGGGCAATAGATAGCCGCCGCCAGCAGCGAACATCGGCGCCATCCAGCGGTGGCTGGTCTGCGGGAAAAACACTTCCTGCAGAAAGATCGCCAGCCCCAGAGCGAGCAGCGGCGTGCCGATCTGGCAAGCGGCGAAGAGCGCGCGTTCATTGGCACGACGCCAGCCGAGGCGGCCGAGCAGGGTCTGGGTTTCGCTGTCGATGCTCACCGAACGCCGGCCGAAACGGCTGTTGCCCAGTGCGCGCAGCCAGTGGCCGAAGCGGTTCTCCCGGACCAATTGGCCCTGCAAGCGCTGATGCACCTGACGCACGCGGCGGCGCTCGGTGAGCAGGTGATTGCCCACCAATAACAGCGAACCGAGCAGCAACAGCAACGCGGCGAGCCAGACCATCTCAAACGCTCCGCAACATGCGCCACAGCGCCAGACTGCCCAGCACCTGCAACGCGGCGGCGCTGAGCAGCATGGTCTGGCCGCTTTCGTCGTGCCACATGCCGAGCATGTAGCCGGGGTTGGCCAGCATGAAATAGCTCACCAGAATCAGCGGCAGCAAACCCAAAACCCAGGCGGTCATACGTGTTTCCCCTGTGAGCGCGCGCAACTGCCGAGCGCCCTGGTCACGCTCGCGGATCAGTTTGATCAGGTTCTCCAGCAGCTCACTGGCGTTGCCGCCGTAGCGATGATTGACCTTCAGGCCGAGGGCGAACATGCGCAATTCGTCCTGCTCGTAGAGTTCGGCAAAATCGCTGACTGCATCAGGCAGATTCACCCCCAATTTCACGTTGCGCTGCACCCGGCCCATGGCGGTTTTCAGCGGATCCTCGCTGGCTTCGATACCGCCCAGCACCGCATCGCTGAGGGTGCGCCCGGACTTCAGGCTGCGCACCGTATGGTCGAGCAATTGCGGCAATTGCTCGATCATGCGGCGGATGCGCCGCCGGTAGCGAATCGCGATGTACAGCCGCAACGCCACCGGTGGCACGATCAACATGATCAGCAAACCGACCCAACTGGCGAGCAGAAATCCCAAACCCAACGCCGCCCCCCACAGGCTCAGCCAGAGGCCGAGACGCTCGCTCGGCCGACCCAGTCCGGCACGCAGAAACATGCGTTCCAGCCCCACCCACCTGGTGTGTTCGACGGTCTGTTGCGGTTGCCCGGCGGCGAGGCGGTTGAGGACTTTTTCCGTCGCGGTCTTGCGCAGTCCTTGCAGGAACAGATAGATCGACAGCCCGAGCAGCGTCAGGCAGATGGCGATAAGAATGATCGGTCCCAGCATCTGCGTGCTCCTCGCCGTCAGCCCAGGTGAGCGTCGTGGCGCAGCTTGTCGCCGGCCGGGTTGACCGCTTCGCGCAGGAATCCGAAACCGGTACGGCGGTCCAGGCGGAACAGGGTGTTGGTGACGTAGACGTCCTCCCGAATGCCGACCACTTCCACCACTTCGCTGACGCAGCGTCGGCCATCGGGCATGCGTGTCAGTTGAATGATTACGTCAAGAGCGGCGCAGATCATCTGGCGCAATGTGCGTTCGGCAATCGAACGCCCGGTCAGTCCGACCAGCGTCTCCAGTCGCAGCAGCGCGTCCTGGGCATTGTTGGCGTGCACGGTGCTCATCGAACCGTCGTGGCCGGTGTTCATTGCGGTGAGCACGTCGACCACTTCGACGCCGCGGATCTCACCGAGAATGATCCGGTCGGGCCGCATGCGCAGGGCGTTGCGAATCAGGTCGCTGGCCTTGACCTCGCCGTGGCCCTCGGCATTGGGCGGGCGGGTTTCCAGACGTACCACGTGCGGATGGCCGAGTTGCAGTTCGGCGACGTCTTCGATGGTCACCAGCCGTTCGTGCGGGTTGATCAGTTGGCTGAGAATGTTCAGCAGCGTGGTCTTGCCAGTGCCGGTGCCGCCGCTGATGAGGATGTTGCAGCGCTTGCCCACGGCGTTCTGCAGGAATTCGAAAATCGCCAGATCGATGGTCTGCATCGCCATCAGGTCGGTGCTGTTGAGCATGTCCTTGCGAAACTTGCGGATCGACAGGCACGGGCCGTCGAGGGCAATCGGCGGAATGATCGCATTGACCCGGCTGCCATCCGGCAGGCGTGCATCGACCATCGGTGAGGACTCATCGAGGCGGCGGCCGAGCGGCGCAAGGATGCGTTGCATGACCCGCTCGACGTGATGCGCATCGATAAAACGCAGATCGCTCTGATGCAAAACGCCGTCGCGCTCGATGAACACCCGGTGCGGGCCGTTGACCAGGATTTCCGTCACCGACGGGTCGCGCAGCAGGACTTCCAGCGGGCCGAAACCGGTGAG
This genomic interval from Pseudomonas koreensis contains the following:
- a CDS encoding type II secretion system F family protein, translating into MLGPIILIAICLTLLGLSIYLFLQGLRKTATEKVLNRLAAGQPQQTVEHTRWVGLERMFLRAGLGRPSERLGLWLSLWGAALGLGFLLASWVGLLIMLIVPPVALRLYIAIRYRRRIRRMIEQLPQLLDHTVRSLKSGRTLSDAVLGGIEASEDPLKTAMGRVQRNVKLGVNLPDAVSDFAELYEQDELRMFALGLKVNHRYGGNASELLENLIKLIRERDQGARQLRALTGETRMTAWVLGLLPLILVSYFMLANPGYMLGMWHDESGQTMLLSAAALQVLGSLALWRMLRSV
- a CDS encoding type II secretion system F family protein — protein: MVWLAALLLLLGSLLLVGNHLLTERRRVRQVHQRLQGQLVRENRFGHWLRALGNSRFGRRSVSIDSETQTLLGRLGWRRANERALFAACQIGTPLLALGLAIFLQEVFFPQTSHRWMAPMFAAGGGYLLPKRLLAYAAARRQKTIAVEISTFIPLLRILFESGMAVEQALRVLSVEAQKLLPELTSELRQILSRVDSGLELGQELNKTAVMLAVDEFTDTCVILQQLIHQGGGAMKSLLALKQLLDDRRLTRLQEYISKMSAKMSVVMMLFLFPALLIVLAGPGFTAIARAFAN
- a CDS encoding CpaF family protein, whose translation is MSAEKLFGATPRGAIGNSDHEGLKLVLHRYIIDAIEESGKNLLEGSRQQLAQFVTDKVAEYIARLHLAISRYEMERLGEEIVDELTGFGPLEVLLRDPSVTEILVNGPHRVFIERDGVLHQSDLRFIDAHHVERVMQRILAPLGRRLDESSPMVDARLPDGSRVNAIIPPIALDGPCLSIRKFRKDMLNSTDLMAMQTIDLAIFEFLQNAVGKRCNILISGGTGTGKTTLLNILSQLINPHERLVTIEDVAELQLGHPHVVRLETRPPNAEGHGEVKASDLIRNALRMRPDRIILGEIRGVEVVDVLTAMNTGHDGSMSTVHANNAQDALLRLETLVGLTGRSIAERTLRQMICAALDVIIQLTRMPDGRRCVSEVVEVVGIREDVYVTNTLFRLDRRTGFGFLREAVNPAGDKLRHDAHLG
- a CDS encoding tetratricopeptide repeat protein encodes the protein MKVLIVMASLLLLSGCATDGQAPWTSLLSPSSCSKLTSEQELSLNLADDLASDGKLHASLANLQSLPDNLSEVRLRKAKVYRLLGRSEAEPLYRSLLGGCLTAQAEHGLGQVYAARGDNGQAQAHLQRAARLAPTDEKIRNDLGVVYLNQLRLNEAKFEFLTAIELSQNNQLATLNMVTLLLYQNDWPQAAEIVSRSKLTPEQFTEAQQRAEKLKAPTHAKATPGDRVAAVIDPLPPTLK
- a CDS encoding DUF3613 domain-containing protein — its product is MNIRKGLCYLTLLTLPLSAHAIDAGPASAQQQETEGWLVLQSRNKAASAKPQSATATERELAMQRWLKKYQYEIPDFYDPDAGGKIESKN